From Chryseobacterium joostei, the proteins below share one genomic window:
- a CDS encoding sensor histidine kinase encodes MRKNITFHLYLFLFVIMNGVQSFAQSNYKVQSYKYTDGLPSDNILSIDKKDGFLYVGTQRGLSLFDGYRFLNQKFLTEPISSLFLKNNVQYLSSGSRGICSLSNFYNQPKVITKVNFNDDNTNNDHYDNLFIDGKKRIWCSDQNNLKFFSSNRNKNWKIDESGNLSENKLRFFQVDNEVWVATPKGIFVWNEKLKTLQKHSNPVLAKNAFVSGFSVSENEIFLSSFSGEIFLFEPQKGKISLLKSIQNLPLYLVKSFSGNDNFLLIYNKNEIYKYDKKLNKSELIFSSKNEINTVFYDKETRIIWAGTNRGLQKIISNEESIENIHFSRKDNQTITTITEDKNHNLWMTNNTSEIYCLKTDKNIEVFHSVSPKTVFTNVFIDDKIFISASDGVYIIQNHQIKKVISLPFPVKKIIKDYKNQLWVLSSKNGIKVFDSNTFKENKNAIQNSESYWKTNTSNDISVAKDGTIWLASWMPKDYGISFFDEKQHLFKEINSLKSFKNESKFITDYYNRITLTKNQNILFSGYGGWNLVSPKGEILRSFFTSEYKIANDHIEGIAEDSLGNIWFACAEGLYQYNFATDKAIRIFQLDGLENNDLTFGFYKFNDNRIAVAVDSGIQILNLDKIVKTQLINELKLTSVKKDNVEIPVTSNEFNFDYNFTELDFNFSALSFSDNEKIVYRYRFSDEKKWNYLGTTPKLSLIKLPPSNYEIIIEAGDNLGNWQQKQLKINLKINPPFYLRFWFIGMMILLLIFVGYLIFRYLLNQEKEKSKLKQTIKDVEMQILRSQMNPHFLFNSLNSINSFIVQQKSKEASTYLTTFSKLMRNILDNSRHETINLEKEIETLKMYLKLETARLDHCFDYQIIIDKDIDTEFVQIPPLIIQPFVENAIWHGLVNKKENGFLKIEVSEIQESMLNIKITDNGIGREASALLKKEQIKHKSYGIEITRQRIEILNPKNQILITDLDDGNGNKGTLVELNIMYYD; translated from the coding sequence ATGAGAAAAAACATTACATTTCATTTATATCTTTTCCTGTTTGTTATTATGAACGGCGTGCAATCTTTTGCACAATCCAATTACAAAGTTCAGAGTTATAAGTACACAGATGGTTTGCCTTCGGATAACATTTTGTCAATAGACAAAAAAGATGGGTTTTTGTATGTGGGAACCCAAAGAGGACTTAGCTTATTCGATGGTTATCGCTTTCTGAATCAAAAATTTTTAACAGAACCAATCAGTTCATTATTCTTAAAAAATAATGTTCAATATCTTAGTTCGGGTAGTCGGGGTATTTGTAGTTTGAGTAATTTTTACAATCAGCCAAAGGTTATTACAAAAGTTAATTTTAATGATGATAATACCAATAATGACCATTACGATAATCTCTTCATAGACGGCAAAAAACGAATATGGTGCAGTGACCAGAACAACCTGAAATTCTTTTCATCCAACAGAAATAAAAACTGGAAAATCGATGAATCCGGAAATCTTTCGGAAAATAAATTACGATTTTTTCAAGTAGATAATGAAGTCTGGGTAGCAACTCCAAAAGGTATTTTTGTCTGGAATGAAAAACTAAAAACCCTACAAAAACATTCCAATCCTGTTTTAGCAAAAAATGCATTTGTATCAGGATTTTCTGTTTCTGAAAATGAAATTTTTCTTAGTAGTTTTTCAGGAGAAATTTTTCTATTTGAACCTCAAAAAGGAAAAATTTCATTATTAAAATCAATTCAAAATCTTCCGCTTTATCTTGTGAAATCTTTTTCAGGAAATGATAATTTTTTGCTGATTTACAACAAAAATGAAATTTATAAGTATGATAAAAAACTGAATAAATCTGAGTTGATATTCTCTTCAAAAAATGAAATCAATACTGTTTTTTACGATAAGGAAACCAGAATAATCTGGGCTGGAACCAATCGTGGTCTGCAGAAAATAATTTCCAATGAAGAGAGCATAGAAAATATTCATTTTTCAAGAAAAGATAACCAAACGATTACAACTATTACGGAGGACAAAAACCACAATCTTTGGATGACCAATAATACTTCTGAAATCTATTGCCTGAAAACGGATAAAAATATTGAAGTATTTCATTCAGTCTCTCCAAAAACTGTTTTTACGAATGTTTTTATTGATGATAAAATTTTTATTTCTGCCTCTGACGGTGTTTATATCATCCAGAATCATCAGATTAAAAAAGTAATTTCTTTGCCTTTTCCTGTTAAAAAAATTATTAAGGACTATAAAAATCAATTATGGGTTCTATCGTCTAAAAATGGAATTAAGGTATTTGATTCCAACACTTTCAAGGAAAATAAAAACGCCATCCAGAATTCTGAAAGTTATTGGAAAACCAATACAAGCAATGATATTTCGGTAGCAAAAGATGGTACAATATGGCTTGCGAGCTGGATGCCGAAAGATTATGGTATTTCTTTTTTTGATGAAAAACAGCATTTGTTTAAAGAAATTAATAGTCTGAAATCATTCAAAAATGAATCGAAATTCATCACTGATTATTACAACAGAATTACTTTGACCAAAAATCAAAATATCCTGTTTTCCGGTTATGGTGGCTGGAATTTGGTGTCTCCAAAAGGCGAAATTCTACGTTCATTTTTCACCTCAGAATATAAAATAGCGAATGATCATATCGAAGGAATTGCCGAAGATTCCCTCGGAAATATCTGGTTTGCCTGCGCAGAAGGGCTTTACCAATATAATTTTGCAACAGACAAAGCTATTAGGATTTTTCAATTAGACGGTCTGGAAAATAATGACCTCACGTTCGGGTTTTATAAATTTAATGATAACAGGATTGCTGTGGCTGTTGATAGCGGAATACAGATCCTGAATTTGGATAAAATTGTTAAAACTCAATTAATCAATGAACTAAAATTAACTTCCGTAAAAAAAGACAATGTAGAAATTCCAGTTACGTCCAACGAATTTAATTTTGATTACAACTTTACAGAGTTGGATTTTAATTTCTCAGCGCTTAGTTTTTCGGACAATGAAAAAATCGTTTACCGGTACAGGTTTTCTGATGAAAAAAAATGGAATTACCTTGGAACAACACCCAAACTTTCACTGATAAAACTTCCTCCTAGCAATTATGAAATCATCATAGAAGCCGGAGACAATTTAGGGAACTGGCAACAGAAACAATTAAAAATTAACCTGAAAATCAATCCGCCGTTCTATCTCAGATTTTGGTTTATAGGAATGATGATATTGCTGTTGATATTCGTTGGATATTTGATTTTCCGCTATCTTCTGAATCAGGAAAAAGAAAAAAGCAAACTGAAACAGACCATCAAAGACGTGGAGATGCAAATACTTCGTTCTCAGATGAATCCGCATTTTTTGTTCAATTCTTTAAACTCGATTAATAGTTTTATTGTTCAGCAAAAAAGTAAGGAAGCAAGCACTTATCTCACGACTTTTTCCAAATTGATGAGAAATATTCTGGATAATTCAAGACACGAAACCATCAACCTGGAAAAGGAAATTGAAACCCTGAAAATGTATCTAAAGCTGGAAACAGCCAGATTAGACCATTGTTTTGATTACCAAATCATTATTGACAAAGATATTGATACAGAATTTGTTCAGATTCCACCGCTTATCATTCAGCCTTTTGTGGAGAATGCGATTTGGCACGGTCTGGTTAATAAAAAAGAGAATGGATTTCTGAAAATTGAAGTTTCTGAAATACAGGAATCTATGCTCAATATTAAAATTACGGATAACGGAATTGGCAGGGAAGCTTCCGCTTTGCTGAAAAAAGAACAGATAAAGCATAAATCTTACGGAATAGAAATTACCCGACAAAGAATAGAAATACTGAACCCTAAAAACCAAATTCTGATAACGGATTTGGATGATGGAAACGGGAATAAAGGAACATTGGTAGAATTAAACATAATGTATTATGATTAA
- a CDS encoding LytR/AlgR family response regulator transcription factor — MIKSIIVDDEKHCIITLQHLISEMDNIEVVASTQESITAKELIEKHSPDIVFLDIEMPVMNGFELLSQFDSLPFKVIFTTAYDQYGIKALKMNALDYLLKPISTEDLEESIQKYNANEMQISQEQIYQVHQFIRGKIQDTLALSTQQGLIFIKTENISYLEADGSYTHIVMNDKSRHLASKPLSNFEDILQDNSLFFRAQKSFIINLKNIKQYIRGEGGEIIMEDGKNIALSRNKKQEFLSFFHKI; from the coding sequence ATGATTAAAAGTATTATTGTAGATGATGAGAAGCACTGTATCATCACGCTTCAACATTTGATTTCGGAGATGGACAATATCGAAGTCGTTGCAAGTACACAAGAAAGTATTACTGCAAAAGAACTGATAGAAAAACACAGTCCTGACATAGTATTTCTGGACATAGAAATGCCTGTGATGAACGGTTTTGAGCTATTGAGCCAGTTTGATTCTCTGCCTTTCAAGGTCATTTTTACCACCGCTTACGACCAATACGGAATCAAGGCTCTCAAAATGAATGCCTTGGATTATCTTCTTAAACCTATTTCTACAGAAGATTTGGAAGAAAGTATTCAAAAGTATAACGCCAATGAAATGCAGATTTCACAGGAACAAATCTACCAGGTACATCAGTTCATTCGTGGAAAAATCCAGGATACTTTGGCGCTTTCCACACAACAGGGATTGATTTTTATAAAAACCGAAAATATCTCTTATCTTGAAGCGGACGGTTCTTATACACACATCGTGATGAACGACAAATCCAGACATTTGGCGAGCAAACCTTTGTCTAATTTTGAGGATATTTTACAAGATAATTCGCTTTTCTTCCGGGCACAAAAATCCTTCATCATCAACCTGAAAAATATCAAACAATACATCCGTGGCGAAGGTGGAGAAATCATTATGGAAGATGGTAAAAACATCGCTTTGAGCCGCAATAAAAAACAAGAATTTTTATCATTTTTTCACAAAATCTAA
- a CDS encoding GxxExxY protein — MENFPLKEETYRIIGICMEVHNQLGAGFLEIVYKDALEIEFQRAGIFYEREKEYSVYYKGILLPHKFYADFVVFDNVILEVKGLQRGIADEHIAQVINYLKVSQNKIGLIVNFGELKLNYKRLIF, encoded by the coding sequence ATGGAAAATTTCCCTTTAAAAGAAGAAACATACCGTATAATCGGTATTTGTATGGAAGTACACAATCAACTTGGTGCTGGATTTTTGGAAATCGTGTACAAAGATGCATTGGAAATCGAATTTCAACGTGCTGGTATTTTCTACGAACGGGAAAAAGAGTACAGCGTCTATTACAAAGGGATTTTGCTTCCACATAAATTTTATGCCGATTTTGTGGTTTTTGACAATGTGATATTAGAAGTGAAAGGACTTCAAAGAGGAATTGCGGATGAGCACATTGCACAAGTTATCAATTACTTGAAAGTTTCACAAAACAAAATCGGATTAATTGTAAATTTTGGAGAACTGAAATTGAATTATAAAAGACTCATTTTTTAG
- a CDS encoding DUF3592 domain-containing protein, whose product MVFKIRVIFYGNKTEAVVTGFVVHQNGARKVLNENGSSKKPFSGRSPFVKFRIKNGSEVETYSKVLQMFFFTGYHLGNKVTVIYNPKNPREIFILNAKEIPGSLLMTAFGILLIVMGKSFIFPKNRVV is encoded by the coding sequence ATGGTTTTTAAGATACGTGTGATTTTTTATGGAAATAAAACCGAAGCAGTGGTTACAGGATTTGTAGTCCATCAAAACGGAGCCAGAAAAGTACTGAATGAGAATGGCAGTAGTAAAAAACCGTTCAGCGGAAGAAGTCCGTTTGTAAAATTCAGAATAAAAAACGGAAGTGAGGTAGAAACATACAGCAAAGTTTTGCAGATGTTCTTTTTTACAGGTTATCATTTGGGTAACAAAGTAACGGTGATTTACAATCCCAAGAATCCACGGGAAATTTTCATTCTGAATGCAAAGGAAATTCCTGGTTCGCTGCTTATGACGGCATTCGGAATTTTATTGATTGTGATGGGCAAAAGTTTCATTTTTCCAAAAAATAGAGTAGTATGA
- a CDS encoding LGFP repeat-containing protein — MKKCVILLIAFISFFMKSYAQLPSQTDNSQYNIAQMIDAKAKLRNLGAIHSESPKMRPTAGKGGWFLRYEKGWVYYNPKLNQAFAIMENMMKKWGEAGYEIGWMGFPISDNLETPKVYGFYTAFENGSIYSSAKNGTHYVGGAFRNEWAKRGYENSPDLGFPKTDEVAISVNGYTRYQQFERGTLFFGNGKDVLYSNNPNATSPPEVQKYQLSFTPNYTSGGEPGGDLDGIDLYGWMDIRVYKANGSEINDIDGKSYSLFNIPKDKYMADEGFKTHLSFIPTNRDFIRNYAVTQNDINENAFVRIVYWLNDYDKSSSDDYLKLKTATGSIYYNNGNHPYKDIKLQEIVKYNNRTTREDDLSDGSGDSYRVGYILSLSKK, encoded by the coding sequence ATGAAAAAATGTGTAATCCTGCTAATTGCTTTCATCAGTTTTTTTATGAAAAGCTACGCACAGCTTCCGTCCCAGACTGATAATTCGCAGTATAACATTGCTCAGATGATAGATGCGAAGGCCAAACTGCGCAACCTTGGAGCAATCCACAGCGAGAGTCCTAAAATGCGTCCGACGGCAGGCAAGGGTGGTTGGTTTTTACGCTACGAGAAAGGCTGGGTATATTATAACCCGAAACTAAACCAGGCCTTTGCAATAATGGAAAATATGATGAAAAAATGGGGAGAAGCAGGTTATGAGATCGGCTGGATGGGCTTTCCGATATCAGATAATCTGGAAACACCTAAAGTGTATGGTTTTTACACCGCATTCGAAAATGGCAGCATCTATAGCAGTGCCAAAAACGGAACGCATTATGTAGGTGGTGCTTTCAGAAACGAATGGGCAAAAAGAGGCTACGAAAATAGCCCGGATTTAGGTTTTCCGAAAACAGACGAAGTCGCTATTTCTGTAAACGGATATACACGCTACCAACAATTTGAAAGAGGAACATTATTTTTTGGGAACGGAAAAGATGTATTGTATTCCAATAATCCCAATGCAACAAGTCCGCCGGAAGTTCAAAAATATCAATTAAGCTTTACGCCCAATTATACCAGTGGAGGGGAACCGGGCGGTGATTTGGACGGCATAGATTTATACGGATGGATGGACATTAGGGTTTACAAAGCAAATGGAAGTGAAATTAACGATATAGATGGGAAATCGTATTCGTTATTCAATATCCCAAAAGATAAATATATGGCTGATGAGGGATTCAAAACCCATTTAAGCTTTATTCCTACGAATAGAGATTTTATCAGGAATTATGCTGTTACTCAAAATGATATTAATGAAAATGCTTTCGTAAGGATTGTCTATTGGCTAAATGATTATGATAAATCAAGCTCGGATGATTATCTGAAATTGAAAACGGCAACAGGCTCTATTTATTATAACAACGGCAACCATCCTTATAAAGATATCAAACTACAAGAAATCGTAAAATACAACAACAGGACAACCAGAGAAGATGATTTGTCAGATGGCAGCGGCGATTCTTACCGCGTAGGTTATATCCTGTCATTAAGTAAAAAATAA
- a CDS encoding LGFP repeat-containing protein produces MKTIFRLFLLLFVLVLSTGVSAQDKDAIIAKIRAKGQKLSLKLEPGDLQAFDYSVGSRAYFLSFNGYDCNVYFKVGAPEAYAVRGDIFKLYDKMLWGDSQKGKDGRLKSVNQKLFIGAPISDEFPTPQKRGAGQHFDGGSIYWSQPTGAHEVHGDILNKWKSLGWENSFLGFPVTDETATPDGYGRFNFFEGGAIYYHPNLGTFAVPKMIAEVWKKQGWEKGKLGYPTSDEIIKNNNSVQKFEFGAVISTKAAPYQIIFNGTNRQRGLYNKWLETGAENSFLGDLVTPNRNYPKNPYQYFAEFQKGYIYESFTKGTNKVDAFVIHKGPIFDYYASKKWEQGYLGLPTSDEYNSGDGVAQNFQGGIIYYTKLQGAYEKK; encoded by the coding sequence ATGAAAACAATATTCAGATTATTTTTATTGCTTTTTGTCCTAGTTTTAAGTACTGGAGTAAGTGCTCAGGATAAGGATGCCATCATTGCCAAAATTCGTGCAAAGGGACAAAAATTAAGCCTAAAGCTGGAACCCGGCGATTTGCAGGCTTTCGATTATTCGGTGGGCAGCAGGGCATATTTTCTTTCATTCAATGGATACGACTGCAATGTCTATTTCAAAGTGGGTGCTCCTGAAGCTTATGCGGTTCGCGGCGATATTTTTAAGTTGTATGATAAAATGTTGTGGGGCGATTCGCAAAAAGGAAAAGATGGAAGACTTAAGAGTGTAAACCAAAAACTGTTCATCGGTGCACCTATTAGCGATGAATTTCCAACACCGCAGAAAAGAGGTGCAGGACAACATTTCGATGGCGGAAGTATCTACTGGAGCCAACCAACCGGAGCGCACGAAGTTCACGGAGATATCCTTAATAAATGGAAATCTTTGGGATGGGAAAATTCGTTTTTAGGCTTTCCTGTTACGGATGAAACGGCTACACCGGATGGATATGGAAGATTCAATTTTTTTGAAGGCGGAGCCATTTATTACCATCCAAATCTGGGCACTTTCGCTGTTCCGAAAATGATAGCTGAAGTCTGGAAAAAACAAGGCTGGGAAAAAGGAAAACTGGGCTATCCGACAAGTGATGAGATAATTAAAAACAACAATTCTGTACAGAAATTTGAATTTGGGGCCGTGATATCCACAAAAGCCGCACCTTATCAAATCATTTTTAATGGTACCAATCGCCAACGTGGGCTTTATAACAAATGGCTGGAAACTGGTGCAGAAAACTCTTTTCTGGGTGATTTGGTAACCCCCAACCGCAATTATCCGAAAAATCCTTATCAGTATTTTGCCGAGTTTCAGAAAGGATATATCTACGAAAGCTTTACAAAAGGGACAAACAAAGTGGACGCTTTTGTGATACACAAAGGGCCAATTTTCGACTATTATGCTTCCAAAAAATGGGAACAGGGCTATTTAGGTTTACCTACCAGTGATGAGTATAATTCGGGAGATGGTGTAGCGCAGAATTTTCAGGGCGGGATTATCTATTACACCAAGTTGCAAGGCGCGTATGAGAAGAAGTAG
- a CDS encoding T9SS type A sorting domain-containing protein, which translates to MKKNIYLLFLLMYSFAFSQMGVSRKYITKNGSNVILRGINYPFIDDGNINLASPSSYQYYLNEASKTGANAMRIAWYLPGTHWRDIQTAGTVQGYINNGHLGNILTYVESKNMIPILEIHNGACGNDWSLFNNSIVPFWKSTQMVSIIQAHQNNLIINLANEFGNARWTGNVTTAMTTFKTNYKNAITQLRNAGINVPIMIDAPDCGTSSSELLSVAQEIYNHDPLHKIIFSAHAYWSDYAPTTANMETKLTEMTNSGLCWFLGEIANNQDGNSCGSIDLSSYYPTLLTKLCQREIGWLAWAYDQDCSSTRELTTNGVFANLTVYGNDIVYNPNYGLKSTSGCGASPSGTLSGSETNIEIKEKVYPTFFKEHIYIETNNESSFQIFGMDGKLLIKGVLNKGKNEIFTANLLKGIYLFKTKTGTYKLIKN; encoded by the coding sequence ATGAAAAAAAATATCTACTTATTGTTTTTACTGATGTACTCATTTGCTTTCTCACAAATGGGCGTTTCCAGAAAATATATTACCAAAAACGGAAGCAATGTCATTTTGAGGGGTATCAATTATCCTTTTATAGATGATGGAAACATTAATCTTGCATCGCCGTCCAGCTATCAGTATTACCTGAACGAAGCTTCCAAAACAGGAGCCAATGCAATGAGAATAGCTTGGTATCTTCCGGGAACACATTGGCGGGATATCCAAACTGCGGGAACGGTGCAGGGATATATCAACAACGGACATCTTGGTAATATTCTGACTTATGTGGAGTCCAAAAATATGATTCCAATTTTGGAAATCCATAACGGTGCGTGTGGGAATGACTGGTCTCTGTTCAACAATTCTATTGTCCCGTTTTGGAAAAGTACGCAGATGGTTTCTATCATTCAGGCTCATCAGAACAATCTGATTATCAATCTTGCCAATGAGTTTGGTAATGCGAGATGGACGGGAAATGTCACAACAGCAATGACCACTTTCAAGACCAATTACAAAAATGCCATTACCCAGCTCAGAAATGCAGGTATCAACGTTCCGATTATGATAGATGCGCCGGATTGCGGGACTTCTTCTTCCGAACTTTTGTCGGTGGCGCAGGAGATTTATAATCACGACCCACTTCACAAAATCATTTTCTCAGCACACGCTTATTGGTCGGACTATGCACCAACAACGGCTAATATGGAAACCAAACTTACTGAAATGACGAACTCCGGATTGTGCTGGTTTTTGGGAGAAATTGCGAATAATCAGGATGGAAACAGCTGCGGCAGCATAGATTTATCTTCCTATTACCCGACTTTACTTACCAAATTGTGCCAGAGAGAAATCGGATGGCTTGCGTGGGCTTACGACCAGGATTGTTCATCGACACGGGAACTGACCACCAATGGTGTTTTTGCAAACCTTACTGTTTATGGAAATGATATTGTTTACAACCCCAATTATGGCTTGAAGTCTACATCAGGTTGTGGTGCTTCTCCATCAGGGACATTGTCTGGTTCTGAAACGAATATTGAAATTAAGGAAAAAGTTTATCCCACTTTTTTTAAAGAACATATTTATATCGAAACTAATAATGAAAGTTCCTTTCAGATTTTCGGAATGGATGGGAAATTACTGATTAAAGGAGTCTTAAATAAAGGCAAAAATGAAATCTTCACCGCCAATTTGCTTAAAGGAATTTATCTTTTTAAAACGAAAACCGGAACATACAAACTGATTAAAAATTAA
- a CDS encoding ELWxxDGT repeat protein: MKILRLLTLFFSVGNVFTYSAQTLTLVKDINPLGSSNPHSLLPFNNKIYFVANPGTGDKIYSSDGTSSGTQLVGPSVGSGILYPFISYNNTFFFNYDDGTNGAELWKSDGTTAGTVLIKDILPGSSGSNPQYLAGANGKVFFISGTKLWTSDGTNAGTLQLTDNTMIAESFNHQLALPSYNNAVYFVGNNGNPGLWKSDGTVAGTQLLKNISVNAYLENVAIYNNEMYFAAGDSSIGYELWKTNGTAAGTVLVKNINAGSDSNPTRFLVSNNKIFFLANDGTSGEELWVSDGTSAGTQLVKDITAGNTGSNIQTLTAFSNQVYFFALSGSNRLLYKTDGTSAGTVLVKTIPYSVVPYAYVFNDKLYFLAKSLASTYLFESDGTEAGTKQITPNISSENYSDINFLNYNSELYLPCYNGNLGVELNKLTFSNLSATSSGKSDFKIYPNPVTDVVWIQNEGLQKNWNYQLLDLSGRVFQEGKLTSDKISVYVGNYSPGIYILHLQSDTEYKDFKILKK, encoded by the coding sequence ATGAAAATACTCAGACTTCTAACCTTATTTTTTTCTGTCGGAAATGTATTCACTTATTCCGCCCAGACCTTGACTTTGGTAAAAGACATCAATCCTTTGGGAAGTTCCAATCCGCATTCTTTACTGCCTTTCAATAATAAAATATATTTTGTTGCCAATCCGGGAACGGGGGACAAAATATACAGTTCAGACGGCACTTCTTCCGGGACACAATTGGTTGGTCCGTCTGTCGGTTCAGGAATTTTGTATCCTTTTATTTCTTATAATAATACATTTTTTTTCAATTATGATGATGGCACCAATGGCGCCGAGCTGTGGAAATCCGATGGAACAACTGCAGGAACTGTTTTAATTAAAGATATTCTTCCAGGTAGTTCAGGTTCTAATCCGCAATATCTGGCAGGCGCAAATGGCAAAGTTTTTTTTATTTCGGGAACCAAACTTTGGACTTCCGACGGAACCAATGCAGGAACTCTGCAACTTACAGACAATACTATGATTGCAGAAAGTTTCAACCATCAGCTTGCTTTGCCCTCTTACAATAATGCGGTCTATTTCGTAGGAAATAACGGAAATCCCGGACTTTGGAAAAGCGATGGAACTGTTGCGGGAACTCAGCTTTTGAAGAATATCAGTGTCAATGCTTATTTGGAAAACGTGGCAATTTATAACAACGAGATGTATTTTGCTGCAGGAGACAGTTCCATTGGTTACGAGCTCTGGAAAACCAACGGAACAGCAGCCGGAACAGTTTTGGTGAAAAATATTAATGCTGGTTCAGACAGTAATCCGACAAGGTTTTTGGTAAGCAACAATAAGATTTTTTTCCTTGCAAATGATGGAACTTCCGGCGAAGAACTTTGGGTTTCTGATGGAACTTCAGCAGGAACACAGCTGGTAAAAGACATTACGGCAGGTAACACTGGCTCGAATATACAAACGTTGACAGCTTTCAGTAATCAGGTTTATTTTTTTGCTCTTAGTGGCTCAAACAGGCTTCTTTATAAAACGGATGGAACGTCTGCGGGAACAGTTCTCGTGAAGACTATTCCGTACAGTGTTGTTCCTTATGCTTATGTTTTTAATGATAAGTTGTATTTTCTGGCAAAAAGTCTTGCATCCACCTATCTTTTTGAAAGTGATGGTACGGAAGCCGGAACTAAACAAATTACACCAAACATTTCCTCCGAAAATTATTCTGATATCAATTTTCTGAATTACAATTCTGAACTTTATCTGCCTTGCTACAACGGTAATTTGGGTGTAGAGCTGAACAAGCTGACATTCTCTAATTTATCGGCAACATCAAGCGGGAAATCAGATTTTAAAATCTATCCTAATCCCGTTACAGATGTGGTTTGGATTCAGAATGAAGGCTTACAAAAAAACTGGAATTATCAATTGTTGGATTTGTCGGGCAGAGTTTTCCAGGAAGGGAAATTAACTTCGGATAAAATTTCTGTTTACGTTGGGAATTATTCTCCAGGAATCTATATCTTACATTTACAATCTGACACTGAATATAAAGATTTTAAAATTCTGAAAAAATAA